The Ignicoccus islandicus DSM 13165 sequence TGGGAAAACGATCAATTAGGGCTGGTTCTAAACAGACCGTCATTTAACGGAGAGCTCTTGTTCGTTCCAGTTAACGATAAGCAACTAGTTGAAGTCCTCACGCCAAGTGGTACCCTTTTGTACTCGATAAGCGTTCCAGAGGCGCCTTGGTCCATTGATGCTTGCGGAAGATTAATGGCAGTTAAGGGATCGAGTACTGTCTTCCTTTACAACGTTACCTCTAGTGGATACGAGCTCTGGTGGACCAATCCCTCACCAGGACCTTACGGGGACGTTAAGTTCTCGAAAGATTGCAATTACTTGATAGCCGCGGGTTCTTACAAATTATTGATATATAACGTCAACGGCACTAAGGTCCTTGAAATGGAGTTACCCTTCAGTATTTCGAGTATCGATTGGAGGGATGACTTGCTAGTTATCGGCGGGTTCGATGGCAGTATAAGGGCCTACAAATTAGACGTAGAGAGCTTGAGTTCAATGAGTTCCGCCGTAACTGCCGATACGAATCAAATACCTTCTTTAGGATTGGTATCCTTAGCTCTAATTAAGGCTTTAAGAAGGAAAAGTAAGGAATAAATTGAACTCGTTGCCCCCTCTCTAGGATGGAACATGGAGGTAGTCGTAATAGGTGGCGGAGCGGCTGGAATGAGCGCGGCCTCTAGAGTTAAGAGAATTCGTAAAGATTGGACCGTTAGAGTGTTCGAGGCCTCTGGATACGTTTCTTACGCGCCTTGCGGCCTCCCCTACTTCATCGTAGGGAAAGTCAAGGAGCCTAACGACTTGACCTACTACCCAGTTGAAGTATTTAGAGAGAAGAGGGGCATCGACGTTCACGTTCACGCAAGGGTCATCGAAGTTGACCTCAAGAATAGGTCAGTTAAGGTAAAGGAAGAGGGCGAAATCAAGGAATATCATTGGGACAAACTCATCATTGCTACTGGCGCTAAACCGAAGGACTTAGGAGTGGAAGGAGAGAACCTTAGGGGAGTTATTAAGCTTCACACGGTCGAGAGCGGAATTAAGGCGAGAGAGGAACTGAAGGGAGCTAAGAAAGTGGTAGTGGTAGGAGCGGGCTTTACGGGATTGGAGACTGCCGGTGAACTAAAGGAAGCCGGTTTCGATGTCTATTTAATCGTTAGATCCCGAATATTGAGAAAAAGTTTGGATCCGGAAATGAGCGAACTAGTTGAAGAGCACGTAAAGAAGAGCGGTATTAACGTAATCAAGGGTGTTACTGTAGAGAGAATTCTCGGTACCGACAGGGTAGAGGGCGTTGAGCTTAGCGACGGGACTAAGTTGGAAGCTCAAGCCGTGGTAGTGGCTGTCGGAATGGAACCTGCTAACCAATTAGCTAAGCAGATGGGACTGGAGCTAGGGATCAATGGCGCGATCAGAGTAAACGAATACATGGAAACGAGCGAGCCCGACGTTTACGCTGCCGGTGACGTGGCTGAAAGCTGGATGGTCCATACGGGCAACAGGGTTTGGTGCCCGTTCGCGCCTCCAGCCAATAAGATGGGCTTGGTGGCCGGTCTATCTGCAGCGGGGAAGAAGGTTCCGTTTCCGGGTAGCTCTTGCACTGGCATAACCAAGGTAGTTGGGTTGGAAATAGGTAGGACCGGATTGAGCGAGGAGGAAGCGAAGGCCCTAGGGTTCGAGGTCACGGCCTCTATGGTTAAAGCTAGAACTCGGGCCCACTACTACCCCGGCTCCTCGTTCACTAACGTCAAGTTGGTTGCGGACGCCAAGAGCGGGATGGTCTTGGGCGTCCAAGTGGTTGGACCGGAAGGAGTAAAGGGTAGAGTCGATGCTGTTGCGTCGCTACTTACGAGAAAGGGTACTGTTAGGGACCTATTCTTCGCCGATTTAGGATACGTGCCGCCTCTCGCCCCAGTATGGGATCCATTGGTCACGGCCGCAAGATTGCTCTACAACGAACTAAGGTGATTTTTGTAAGAACAATTTAGAAAGACCATTTTCACTCCACCTCTTGGGAGAATATATGAGAAGGCTTCTCCTAGTGACCTTAATCAGTGCGATGCTCCTCAGTTCCATGGAACTGAGGTTACTGTGGACGTTCGACAAACCGGGAAACGCTATAGAAGACATGGCGTTCTCGCCCAACGGTCTCCTCGGTATCGCTTCGTGGGACAACTGCGCCTACATTGTTGACCAAAACGGTAATCTCTTAAATAAGAAATGCGGATGGGACGATATGAGAGACAGCGACTACTTGAACGGGGTGTTTGGTTTCGTAAATCAAGACGACTACGTTTACCTCTTCTGGGAAGGCAAGGCCTCTTGGAAGGTAATAGATGTTGGATATAAACACAATAGGGCGATTGCCCTATACGACTACGGCTTCGTCGCTTGCAACAACTACTGCGCCAAATACGACTTCGATGGACACTTGATATGGGAGGTAGAGGTAGGCGGAGAAGTTGAGGAAGCGGTCGTCCATAGCGGCTACGTGTACCTAGCCAACAAGTACGGCGAGAAGCTTCAAGTACTCGACCTCAGTCTAGGTCAAATAGTTAAAGAGATAGAGTACGATGAAGCTCCTAGCGGGGTTAGCGTTTGCGGGAACTACTTGGCGGTAACAGCTAAAGAGCTATACCTTTATGATATTAGCGATCCAGCCGATCCGAAGTTATTGTGGAAGACCAAGGGATTGGAAATAGATAGCTATCAGCATTCGCCAGCTTTCTCGCCCGACTGCAAGTACATCGCTGTCGCTAACAGCAAAAAGGAACTCCGCATATACGATGTAGAAGGCAATTGGGTCTATAGGAGACATTTACCGGGTATATGGTCAGTAGCTTGGTGGAGGGATAGGATATCTATAGGATATAAGGACGGTAAAGTAGAAACTTACCAAGTGATAGGATACGTTCAACGAGAAAGAAGCGCGCTAGTGAAGGCAATGGTAGTAGTAAGTAACCCCAACAGCTACGACCTCAAGGACTACCAAGTAAGGGTGAGACTACCAGTAGACCTCAAGAACAAGCCAATAGCAATAACCTACAACGATTCCCCAGTTCCATTCTGTTACGAAACTACTAATTACGAGTGCACAACAGACCCAACAAAGGGCAACGGTTACGTTTGGATAAAGGTTCCATTCATACCGACCAACGGAGAGACCTTCTTGAAGGTAATCGTTGGAACCAACGGAGCAGTTAGCGGAGATAAGGTATTCGACTTCTACGACGACTTCTCTTACCCCAACGGGCCCTTCGAGGGAAACGAAAAGTGGGAGGTTCATCGATACTCTGATGATAGATCTAAGGAGTGCGTAATCGATAACGGCATACTGTGGTTAGTGGAAAAGAGCTGGAACAAGGGTTGCAACGTATTGGCCAAGAACTTGCGAGTGAAGTACAACGATAAGGTAGTAATAGAGTTCGAGTTCAAAGTAGATTACGTTTGCGGAAACGTAAATGACGGCGATGGTCTGAGCTTGGTAATAGATGGAAAGGATACTGCTCCTGATAGAGGATGTAGTAGCGGTTTCCGCAATCAGAATCAAGGCATTAACGTAAACGTAAATACGGGCGAAGGAACTAGGGGTTCAGTTAGCGTAAGCAATACGCCGGAAGCATGCAGCATCGGTAGCGATGACCTAGTTTACATCGACGCGTCACCCAAGAAGTCCCAGCTGAGCGATGGAATAGTTAAAGTCAGCTTGACTGGAAGCGAAGTTAGAGTTCGTTACGAGGACTTGAACCCAGATGGAGGTAGGATCTCCGGATCCATGACATATCCTATATGGAATCCCGGGGGATTGGGATACTTAATGTTAGGAGCGGGAACTAGCTGTTCGGAGTGCTCTAAGAGTGGGTGCAATAGCTTGGATTCAGCTCACGGCGTGGATTGGATTAGGGTTAGGAAGTACGCCGATGATATGGTAGTGGGAATAGTGGTCCACTTAAGAAACTCAGATAGGCTTAGGTAGGGTTCCTTCTCGGACCCAGCTGGGCCATCCGATCCTTCAGTTAAATCTCTCGAACCCTCTTGCTCCGCTGGGAACGCGAAATTGGAGAGGCCC is a genomic window containing:
- a CDS encoding FAD-dependent oxidoreductase, whose protein sequence is MEVVVIGGGAAGMSAASRVKRIRKDWTVRVFEASGYVSYAPCGLPYFIVGKVKEPNDLTYYPVEVFREKRGIDVHVHARVIEVDLKNRSVKVKEEGEIKEYHWDKLIIATGAKPKDLGVEGENLRGVIKLHTVESGIKAREELKGAKKVVVVGAGFTGLETAGELKEAGFDVYLIVRSRILRKSLDPEMSELVEEHVKKSGINVIKGVTVERILGTDRVEGVELSDGTKLEAQAVVVAVGMEPANQLAKQMGLELGINGAIRVNEYMETSEPDVYAAGDVAESWMVHTGNRVWCPFAPPANKMGLVAGLSAAGKKVPFPGSSCTGITKVVGLEIGRTGLSEEEAKALGFEVTASMVKARTRAHYYPGSSFTNVKLVADAKSGMVLGVQVVGPEGVKGRVDAVASLLTRKGTVRDLFFADLGYVPPLAPVWDPLVTAARLLYNELR
- a CDS encoding DUF2341 domain-containing protein, translating into MRRLLLVTLISAMLLSSMELRLLWTFDKPGNAIEDMAFSPNGLLGIASWDNCAYIVDQNGNLLNKKCGWDDMRDSDYLNGVFGFVNQDDYVYLFWEGKASWKVIDVGYKHNRAIALYDYGFVACNNYCAKYDFDGHLIWEVEVGGEVEEAVVHSGYVYLANKYGEKLQVLDLSLGQIVKEIEYDEAPSGVSVCGNYLAVTAKELYLYDISDPADPKLLWKTKGLEIDSYQHSPAFSPDCKYIAVANSKKELRIYDVEGNWVYRRHLPGIWSVAWWRDRISIGYKDGKVETYQVIGYVQRERSALVKAMVVVSNPNSYDLKDYQVRVRLPVDLKNKPIAITYNDSPVPFCYETTNYECTTDPTKGNGYVWIKVPFIPTNGETFLKVIVGTNGAVSGDKVFDFYDDFSYPNGPFEGNEKWEVHRYSDDRSKECVIDNGILWLVEKSWNKGCNVLAKNLRVKYNDKVVIEFEFKVDYVCGNVNDGDGLSLVIDGKDTAPDRGCSSGFRNQNQGINVNVNTGEGTRGSVSVSNTPEACSIGSDDLVYIDASPKKSQLSDGIVKVSLTGSEVRVRYEDLNPDGGRISGSMTYPIWNPGGLGYLMLGAGTSCSECSKSGCNSLDSAHGVDWIRVRKYADDMVVGIVVHLRNSDRLR